In one Grus americana isolate bGruAme1 chromosome 1, bGruAme1.mat, whole genome shotgun sequence genomic region, the following are encoded:
- the N4BP2L2 gene encoding NEDD4-binding protein 2-like 2 isoform X5 — MEQGKSPVIIDNTNTQAWEMKPYVEVALEKGYRVEFHEPDTWWKFDPEELEKRNKHGVTREKIAQMLERYEYQISIPIVMNSVVPPHKNTQRPPLHRRHREKILKKNSGPVLTKAKQKKKRKRNKKMKGNHKELTKKMLGGAAHHPIPDDQDTSESEADDSEEENSKSLCTFSEGPEDPVTVGEEQPNGDDENLKEAPVVSRGRFSVAVSEVSTMSNSALKNELPVESDSSLLIDVKPFSTENLTKNAFDDEETNQRHKENLCRSSLLKLSNDKNSIQETEGISEDYNTPLLSAEKNLGSYQITQEPDVEAKPLSLNGEEKEISWCYNSSMPDNNTEDKGALKTEENCSNAWAFFSINLPAEELQLGFDTQVSLSSWSEDKSVGEQRPPKMRKPKQTHTNSSTELNCYRSDEGLVKENHQVTVTEEAGNVISTGLLASPAEVLLDSPVEARATSVKCLSEVNVPRNAAAAPMTSKRRRYRRIVNLAPKFNLPRQIVGSTERGKKVPIKSDVLQKSVLKVGQKSFLSKDCGEEYEQDRALQEYSAPYSGTEATYSLHAPDADALLRGISYVHSGQSSPMPKHSCRDCVVSGTKEEQARTLKQQQVVDKREDESEQVSSEVTSSRPDILSSVKVFSEYPEDSSILATCGENVHEADDPEPAEASQLEDNQDVNMNHSFLGLPLSLGFAFQLVQLFGSPGLPLESLLPDDYIVPLDWKVSKMIYLLWKTSVEEKQKTNGLQNGNTLTDGIIGLEDLNKNGQENQDSSETLPELELLQGVIEENIVTCASAGCLDAVFHQS, encoded by the exons gagGAATAAACATGGGGTCACTCGTGAGAAGATTGCTCAGATGTTGGAACGATATGAATATCAAATATCCATACCTATTGTCATGAATTCAGTGGTACCTCCCCACAAAAACACACAAAGGCCACCTCTGCACCGAAGACATAG ggagaaaattttaaagaagaacTCTGGGCCGGTGttgacaaaagcaaagcagaagaaaaagcgaaaaagaaacaaaaaaatgaaaggcaatcATAAAGAACTTACGAAGAAAATGTTAGGTGGAGCAGCTCATCACCCAATTCCAGATGACCAGGACACATCAGAAAGTGAAGCGGATGATTcggaagaagaaaacagcaaatcaTTGTGTACGTTCAGTGAAGGTCCAGAGGATCCTGTAACAGTTGGTGAAGAGCAGCCTAATGGTGATGATGAAAACCTAAAAGAAGCTCCAGTGGTTTCAAGAGGAAGGTTTTCTGTCGCTGTGTCTGAGGTCTCAACGATGTCAAACAGTGCATTGAAAAATGAACTGCCTGTAGAAAGCGACAGTTCGCTTCTAATAGATGTAAAGCCTTTTTCTACTGAAAACCTAaccaaaaatgcatttgatgaTGAGGAAACAAATCAAAGGCACAAAGAAAATCTTTGCAGAAGCAGTTTACTAAAATTAAGCAATGATAAAAATTCCATCCAGGAAACGGAAGGCATCTCTGAAGATTATAACACGCCACTGTTAAGCgcagaaaaaaacctgggaTCGTATCAAATTACACAGGAACCTGACGTGGAAGCTAAGCCATTAAGTTTAAAcggtgaagaaaaagaaatctcttggTGTTACAATTCAAGCATGCCTGATAATAACACAGAGGACAAAGGTGcattaaaaacagaagagaattgCTCTAATGCCTGggcttttttttcaattaatttaccTGCTGAGGAATTACAGCTGGGCTTCGATACACAagtttctctgtcttcttgGTCTGAGGATAAATCTGTAGGTGAACAAAGACCCCCCAAAATGAGGAAACCTAAACAGACTCATACGAACAGTTCAACAGAGCTAAACTGCTATCGGTCAGATGAAGGGTTGGTCAAGGAAAACCATCAGGTAACAGTAACTGAGGAGGCTGGCAACGTAATAAGCACTGGTCTGTTGGCATCTCCAGCTGAAGTGCTCCTTGATTCCCCTGTGGAAGCCAGGGCCACCTCCGTAAAGTGTTTGAGTGAAGTAAATGTTCCAAgaaatgctgcagctgcaccAATGACATCGAAGAGGAGACGATACAGAAGAATTGTCAACTTAGCACCAAAGTTTAATCTACCAAGACAGATTGTTGGTAGTacagagagggggaagaaagtCCCGATAAAAAGTGATGTTCTtcaaaaaagtgttttgaaagtgGGACAAAAGAGCTTTCTAAGCAAGGACTGTGGAGAGGAGTATGAACAGGACCGTGCATTGCAGGAATATTCTGCACCTTACAGTGGCACTGAGGCAACCTATTCCTTACACGCGCCAGATGCAGATGCTCTGTTACGTGGTATTTCTTACGTTCATTCCGGACAATCCTCTCCTATGCCAAAACACTCCTGCAGGGATTGTGTAGTTTCCGGGACAAAGGAGGAACAAGCTAGAACTCTTAAGCAACAACAGGTTGTTGATAAGAGAGAGGATGAGAGTGAACAGGTTTCTTCAGAGGTTACAAGTAGCCGACCAGATATTTTGTCTTCCGTTAAAGTTTTTTCTGAATATCCAGAAGATTCTAGTATATTGGCAACCTGCGGTGAAAATGTGCACGAAGCAGATGACCCTGAGCCAGCAGAGGCCTCACAACTTGAAGATAATCAAGATGTGAATATGAACCATAGTTTTCTGGGACTTCCCTTATCATTAGGATTTGCTTTTCAACTTGTGCAGCTCTTTGGTTCTCCTGGTCTTCCACTAG aatcCTTGTTGCCAGATGATTATATAGTTCCTCTTGACTGGAAAGTTTCAAAGATGATCTATTTACTGTGGAAGACCTCTGTGGAG gaaaaacagaaaacaaacggATTGCAGAATGGAAACACCTTGACTG atggtATTATTGGTCTTGAAGATCTAAATAAAAATGGCCAAGAGAACCAAGACTCTTCTGAAACACTTCCAGAACTGGAGCTGCTTCAAGGGGTGATAGAGGAGAACATTGTGACCTGCGCAAGCGCTGGCTGTCTGGATGCTGTGTTTCATCAGTCATGA
- the N4BP2L2 gene encoding NEDD4-binding protein 2-like 2 isoform X4 — MLLSKQAMEQGKSPVIIDNTNTQAWEMKPYVEVALEKGYRVEFHEPDTWWKFDPEELEKRNKHGVTREKIAQMLERYEYQISIPIVMNSVVPPHKNTQRPPLHRRHREKILKKNSGPVLTKAKQKKKRKRNKKMKGNHKELTKKMLGGAAHHPIPDDQDTSESEADDSEEENSKSLCTFSEGPEDPVTVGEEQPNGDDENLKEAPVVSRGRFSVAVSEVSTMSNSALKNELPVESDSSLLIDVKPFSTENLTKNAFDDEETNQRHKENLCRSSLLKLSNDKNSIQETEGISEDYNTPLLSAEKNLGSYQITQEPDVEAKPLSLNGEEKEISWCYNSSMPDNNTEDKGALKTEENCSNAWAFFSINLPAEELQLGFDTQVSLSSWSEDKSVGEQRPPKMRKPKQTHTNSSTELNCYRSDEGLVKENHQVTVTEEAGNVISTGLLASPAEVLLDSPVEARATSVKCLSEVNVPRNAAAAPMTSKRRRYRRIVNLAPKFNLPRQIVGSTERGKKVPIKSDVLQKSVLKVGQKSFLSKDCGEEYEQDRALQEYSAPYSGTEATYSLHAPDADALLRGISYVHSGQSSPMPKHSCRDCVVSGTKEEQARTLKQQQVVDKREDESEQVSSEVTSSRPDILSSVKVFSEYPEDSSILATCGENVHEADDPEPAEASQLEDNQDVNMNHSFLGLPLSLGFAFQLVQLFGSPGLPLESLLPDDYIVPLDWKVSKMIYLLWKTSVEEKQKTNGLQNGNTLTDGIIGLEDLNKNGQENQDSSETLPELELLQGVIEENIVTCASAGCLDAVFHQS, encoded by the exons gagGAATAAACATGGGGTCACTCGTGAGAAGATTGCTCAGATGTTGGAACGATATGAATATCAAATATCCATACCTATTGTCATGAATTCAGTGGTACCTCCCCACAAAAACACACAAAGGCCACCTCTGCACCGAAGACATAG ggagaaaattttaaagaagaacTCTGGGCCGGTGttgacaaaagcaaagcagaagaaaaagcgaaaaagaaacaaaaaaatgaaaggcaatcATAAAGAACTTACGAAGAAAATGTTAGGTGGAGCAGCTCATCACCCAATTCCAGATGACCAGGACACATCAGAAAGTGAAGCGGATGATTcggaagaagaaaacagcaaatcaTTGTGTACGTTCAGTGAAGGTCCAGAGGATCCTGTAACAGTTGGTGAAGAGCAGCCTAATGGTGATGATGAAAACCTAAAAGAAGCTCCAGTGGTTTCAAGAGGAAGGTTTTCTGTCGCTGTGTCTGAGGTCTCAACGATGTCAAACAGTGCATTGAAAAATGAACTGCCTGTAGAAAGCGACAGTTCGCTTCTAATAGATGTAAAGCCTTTTTCTACTGAAAACCTAaccaaaaatgcatttgatgaTGAGGAAACAAATCAAAGGCACAAAGAAAATCTTTGCAGAAGCAGTTTACTAAAATTAAGCAATGATAAAAATTCCATCCAGGAAACGGAAGGCATCTCTGAAGATTATAACACGCCACTGTTAAGCgcagaaaaaaacctgggaTCGTATCAAATTACACAGGAACCTGACGTGGAAGCTAAGCCATTAAGTTTAAAcggtgaagaaaaagaaatctcttggTGTTACAATTCAAGCATGCCTGATAATAACACAGAGGACAAAGGTGcattaaaaacagaagagaattgCTCTAATGCCTGggcttttttttcaattaatttaccTGCTGAGGAATTACAGCTGGGCTTCGATACACAagtttctctgtcttcttgGTCTGAGGATAAATCTGTAGGTGAACAAAGACCCCCCAAAATGAGGAAACCTAAACAGACTCATACGAACAGTTCAACAGAGCTAAACTGCTATCGGTCAGATGAAGGGTTGGTCAAGGAAAACCATCAGGTAACAGTAACTGAGGAGGCTGGCAACGTAATAAGCACTGGTCTGTTGGCATCTCCAGCTGAAGTGCTCCTTGATTCCCCTGTGGAAGCCAGGGCCACCTCCGTAAAGTGTTTGAGTGAAGTAAATGTTCCAAgaaatgctgcagctgcaccAATGACATCGAAGAGGAGACGATACAGAAGAATTGTCAACTTAGCACCAAAGTTTAATCTACCAAGACAGATTGTTGGTAGTacagagagggggaagaaagtCCCGATAAAAAGTGATGTTCTtcaaaaaagtgttttgaaagtgGGACAAAAGAGCTTTCTAAGCAAGGACTGTGGAGAGGAGTATGAACAGGACCGTGCATTGCAGGAATATTCTGCACCTTACAGTGGCACTGAGGCAACCTATTCCTTACACGCGCCAGATGCAGATGCTCTGTTACGTGGTATTTCTTACGTTCATTCCGGACAATCCTCTCCTATGCCAAAACACTCCTGCAGGGATTGTGTAGTTTCCGGGACAAAGGAGGAACAAGCTAGAACTCTTAAGCAACAACAGGTTGTTGATAAGAGAGAGGATGAGAGTGAACAGGTTTCTTCAGAGGTTACAAGTAGCCGACCAGATATTTTGTCTTCCGTTAAAGTTTTTTCTGAATATCCAGAAGATTCTAGTATATTGGCAACCTGCGGTGAAAATGTGCACGAAGCAGATGACCCTGAGCCAGCAGAGGCCTCACAACTTGAAGATAATCAAGATGTGAATATGAACCATAGTTTTCTGGGACTTCCCTTATCATTAGGATTTGCTTTTCAACTTGTGCAGCTCTTTGGTTCTCCTGGTCTTCCACTAG aatcCTTGTTGCCAGATGATTATATAGTTCCTCTTGACTGGAAAGTTTCAAAGATGATCTATTTACTGTGGAAGACCTCTGTGGAG gaaaaacagaaaacaaacggATTGCAGAATGGAAACACCTTGACTG atggtATTATTGGTCTTGAAGATCTAAATAAAAATGGCCAAGAGAACCAAGACTCTTCTGAAACACTTCCAGAACTGGAGCTGCTTCAAGGGGTGATAGAGGAGAACATTGTGACCTGCGCAAGCGCTGGCTGTCTGGATGCTGTGTTTCATCAGTCATGA
- the N4BP2L2 gene encoding NEDD4-binding protein 2-like 2 isoform X6, producing the protein MRRNKHGVTREKIAQMLERYEYQISIPIVMNSVVPPHKNTQRPPLHRRHREKILKKNSGPVLTKAKQKKKRKRNKKMKGNHKELTKKMLGGAAHHPIPDDQDTSESEADDSEEENSKSLCTFSEGPEDPVTVGEEQPNGDDENLKEAPVVSRGRFSVAVSEVSTMSNSALKNELPVESDSSLLIDVKPFSTENLTKNAFDDEETNQRHKENLCRSSLLKLSNDKNSIQETEGISEDYNTPLLSAEKNLGSYQITQEPDVEAKPLSLNGEEKEISWCYNSSMPDNNTEDKGALKTEENCSNAWAFFSINLPAEELQLGFDTQVSLSSWSEDKSVGEQRPPKMRKPKQTHTNSSTELNCYRSDEGLVKENHQVTVTEEAGNVISTGLLASPAEVLLDSPVEARATSVKCLSEVNVPRNAAAAPMTSKRRRYRRIVNLAPKFNLPRQIVGSTERGKKVPIKSDVLQKSVLKVGQKSFLSKDCGEEYEQDRALQEYSAPYSGTEATYSLHAPDADALLRGISYVHSGQSSPMPKHSCRDCVVSGTKEEQARTLKQQQVVDKREDESEQVSSEVTSSRPDILSSVKVFSEYPEDSSILATCGENVHEADDPEPAEASQLEDNQDVNMNHSFLGLPLSLGFAFQLVQLFGSPGLPLESLLPDDYIVPLDWKVSKMIYLLWKTSVEEKQKTNGLQNGNTLTDGIIGLEDLNKNGQENQDSSETLPELELLQGVIEENIVTCASAGCLDAVFHQS; encoded by the exons gagGAATAAACATGGGGTCACTCGTGAGAAGATTGCTCAGATGTTGGAACGATATGAATATCAAATATCCATACCTATTGTCATGAATTCAGTGGTACCTCCCCACAAAAACACACAAAGGCCACCTCTGCACCGAAGACATAG ggagaaaattttaaagaagaacTCTGGGCCGGTGttgacaaaagcaaagcagaagaaaaagcgaaaaagaaacaaaaaaatgaaaggcaatcATAAAGAACTTACGAAGAAAATGTTAGGTGGAGCAGCTCATCACCCAATTCCAGATGACCAGGACACATCAGAAAGTGAAGCGGATGATTcggaagaagaaaacagcaaatcaTTGTGTACGTTCAGTGAAGGTCCAGAGGATCCTGTAACAGTTGGTGAAGAGCAGCCTAATGGTGATGATGAAAACCTAAAAGAAGCTCCAGTGGTTTCAAGAGGAAGGTTTTCTGTCGCTGTGTCTGAGGTCTCAACGATGTCAAACAGTGCATTGAAAAATGAACTGCCTGTAGAAAGCGACAGTTCGCTTCTAATAGATGTAAAGCCTTTTTCTACTGAAAACCTAaccaaaaatgcatttgatgaTGAGGAAACAAATCAAAGGCACAAAGAAAATCTTTGCAGAAGCAGTTTACTAAAATTAAGCAATGATAAAAATTCCATCCAGGAAACGGAAGGCATCTCTGAAGATTATAACACGCCACTGTTAAGCgcagaaaaaaacctgggaTCGTATCAAATTACACAGGAACCTGACGTGGAAGCTAAGCCATTAAGTTTAAAcggtgaagaaaaagaaatctcttggTGTTACAATTCAAGCATGCCTGATAATAACACAGAGGACAAAGGTGcattaaaaacagaagagaattgCTCTAATGCCTGggcttttttttcaattaatttaccTGCTGAGGAATTACAGCTGGGCTTCGATACACAagtttctctgtcttcttgGTCTGAGGATAAATCTGTAGGTGAACAAAGACCCCCCAAAATGAGGAAACCTAAACAGACTCATACGAACAGTTCAACAGAGCTAAACTGCTATCGGTCAGATGAAGGGTTGGTCAAGGAAAACCATCAGGTAACAGTAACTGAGGAGGCTGGCAACGTAATAAGCACTGGTCTGTTGGCATCTCCAGCTGAAGTGCTCCTTGATTCCCCTGTGGAAGCCAGGGCCACCTCCGTAAAGTGTTTGAGTGAAGTAAATGTTCCAAgaaatgctgcagctgcaccAATGACATCGAAGAGGAGACGATACAGAAGAATTGTCAACTTAGCACCAAAGTTTAATCTACCAAGACAGATTGTTGGTAGTacagagagggggaagaaagtCCCGATAAAAAGTGATGTTCTtcaaaaaagtgttttgaaagtgGGACAAAAGAGCTTTCTAAGCAAGGACTGTGGAGAGGAGTATGAACAGGACCGTGCATTGCAGGAATATTCTGCACCTTACAGTGGCACTGAGGCAACCTATTCCTTACACGCGCCAGATGCAGATGCTCTGTTACGTGGTATTTCTTACGTTCATTCCGGACAATCCTCTCCTATGCCAAAACACTCCTGCAGGGATTGTGTAGTTTCCGGGACAAAGGAGGAACAAGCTAGAACTCTTAAGCAACAACAGGTTGTTGATAAGAGAGAGGATGAGAGTGAACAGGTTTCTTCAGAGGTTACAAGTAGCCGACCAGATATTTTGTCTTCCGTTAAAGTTTTTTCTGAATATCCAGAAGATTCTAGTATATTGGCAACCTGCGGTGAAAATGTGCACGAAGCAGATGACCCTGAGCCAGCAGAGGCCTCACAACTTGAAGATAATCAAGATGTGAATATGAACCATAGTTTTCTGGGACTTCCCTTATCATTAGGATTTGCTTTTCAACTTGTGCAGCTCTTTGGTTCTCCTGGTCTTCCACTAG aatcCTTGTTGCCAGATGATTATATAGTTCCTCTTGACTGGAAAGTTTCAAAGATGATCTATTTACTGTGGAAGACCTCTGTGGAG gaaaaacagaaaacaaacggATTGCAGAATGGAAACACCTTGACTG atggtATTATTGGTCTTGAAGATCTAAATAAAAATGGCCAAGAGAACCAAGACTCTTCTGAAACACTTCCAGAACTGGAGCTGCTTCAAGGGGTGATAGAGGAGAACATTGTGACCTGCGCAAGCGCTGGCTGTCTGGATGCTGTGTTTCATCAGTCATGA